A window from Drosophila yakuba strain Tai18E2 chromosome 3L, Prin_Dyak_Tai18E2_2.1, whole genome shotgun sequence encodes these proteins:
- the LOC6539547 gene encoding serine/threonine-protein kinase BRSK2 isoform X2, with protein sequence MQKENNVTAENCQFVGPYRLEKTLGKGQTGLVKLGVHCVIGKKVAIKIINREKLSESVLMKVEREIAIMKLIDHPHVLGLSDVYENKKYLYLILEHVSGGELFDYLVKKGRLTPKEARKFFRQIISALDFCHSHSICHRDLKPENLLLDEKNNIKIADFGMASLQPAGSMLETSCGSPHYACPEVIRGEKYDGRKADVWSCGVILYALLVGALPFDDDNLRQLLEKVKRGVFHIPHFVPPDCQSLLRGMIEVNPDRRLTLAEINRHPWVTAGGKGELELELPMMEVVQTHVIPTATAVDPDVLNAICSLGCFKEKEKLIQELLSASHNTEKVIYFLLLERKRRRPALEDDDEIAQKSRSELDAVDPPRKRLDTCRINGTNAPSYGQISEGSPLTPRRQAFNFRSYSSTRNHQRRSPTTVSSSVRSSSYHSPTRCNSPMSSAQQQANAISRPSSPAAGTRHSTYGDRDRSGHHSSVSRTPSHSSQKSIEGDVVVVREPRIERRDSLRQERGGGSPRERGDCGIPPGSPGGNSSGSTSASPSVHHRANSGPTIAIIVNPNGSPMMNNSSPGMPGSPCNTPGGQLWKTRLTNIKNSFLGSPRFHRRKMQVSADEVHLTPESSPELTKRSWFGNLITTEKDETFTILVKGKPIATVKAHLIHAFLSMAELSHSVVSPTSFRVEYKRNGNGPVMFQRHVKFQVDISAICKQGDIADMLFALTFTLLSGNIRRFRRICEHIQSQVCSKRFPGPSSPPTVTSVTQAVSESSSCGSVSSERLSYKRQVIENDMENDSIFSYKSGNGRRASTTNNNNANPVDIPGSPIAVRSNSETAEHERNRELQSERQATTMSGSAIA encoded by the exons ATGCAGAAGGAGAACAATGTCACGGCGGAGAATTGCCAATTTGTGGGGCCCTATCGCCTGGAGAAAACCCTCGGCAAGGGTCAAACGG GTCTCGTCAAGTTGGGCGTGCATTGTGTGATTGGCAAGAAGGTCGCGATTAAAATAATCAATCGCGAGAAACTCAGCGAATCGGTGCTAATGAAG GTCGAGCGTGAAATCGCCATAATGAAACTAATCGATCATCCACACGTCCTTGGCCTGAGCGATGTGTACGAGAACAAGaagtatttgtatttgataTTGGAGCATGTATCCGGCGGAGAGCTCTTCGATTACCTGGTGAAGAAGGGTCGATTGACGCCGAAGGAAGCGCGCAAGTTCTTCAGGCAAATCATCTCCGCCCTGGATTTCTGTCACTCGCATTCGATTTG CCATCGGGACTTGAAGCCGGAGAACCTGCTGCTGGACGAGAAGAATAACATTAAGATAGCGGACTTTGGGATGGCTTCCCTGCAGCCAGCTGGCAGCATGTTGGAGACCTCCTGCGGCAGCCCACACTACGCGTGTCCAGAGGTCATACGG gGCGAGAAGTACGATGGCCGCAAGGCGGATGTCTGGTCCTGTGGGGTCATCCTCTACGCCCTCCTGGTGGGTGCGTTGCCCTTCGATGACGACAACTTGCGCCAGCTGCTGGAGAAAGTCAAGCGCGGCGTCTTTCACATACCGCACTTCGTGCCGCCGGACTGCCAGAGTCTGCTGCGCGGCATGATTGAGGTCAATCCGGACCGGCGGCTCACG CTGGCAGAAATCAACCGCCATCCGTGGGTCACAGCTGGTGGCAAAGgagagctggagctggagctgccgATGATGGAGGTGGTGCAGACACACGTTATTCCCACAGCCACCGCGGTGGATCCGGATGTGTTGAACGCGATTTGCTCGCTGGGCTGTTTCAAGGAGAAGGAAAAACTTATCCAGGAGCTGCTCAGTGCTAG TCACAATACGGAGAAGGTCATATATTTCCTGCTGCTCGAGCGCAAACGAAGGCGACCTGCGCTggaggatgatgatgagatTGCGCAAAAGTCCCGTAGCGAACTGGATGCAGTGGATCCGCCGCGTAAACGCCTGGACACGTGTCGCATCAATGGCACCAATGCACCTAGCTATGGACAGATATCGGAAGGTTCACCGCTCACGCCAAGACGACAGGCCTTTAA TTTCCGATCGTACAGCAGCACCCGGAACCACCAACGTCGATCGCCCACAACTGTTTCCTCGTCGGTGCGGAGCTCCTCATATCACAGTCCCACGCGCTGCAACTCTCCGATGAGTTcggcgcagcagcaggcgAATGCCATATCCCGACCATCTTCCCCGGCGGCGGGCACCCGGCACTCCACATACGGTGATCGAGATCGCTCCGGCCACCACTCCTCCGTCAGCCGGACACCGTCGCACAGTTCGCAGAAGAGCATCGAGGGCgatgtggtggtggtgcgggaGCCGCGGATCGAGCGGAGGGATTCACTGCGTCAGGAGCGCGGCGGAGGATCGCCGAGGGAGCGAGGCGATTGCGGCATTCCGCCGGGCAGTCCGGGCGGCAACTCGAGCGGATCCACTTCTGCCTCGCCGTCGGTGCACCACCGTGCCAACTCAGGTCCGACCATTGCCATTA TTGTGAATCCCAATGGTTCGCCCATGATGAACAACAGCAGTCCGGGAATGCCCGGATCTCCTTGCAATACACCCGGTGGTCAGTTGTGGAAGACGCGGCTGACAAACATCAAAAACAGTTTCTTGGGAAGTCCGCGCTTCCATCGCAGAAAAATGCAGG TTTCTGCCGATGAGGTGCACTTGACGCCCGAATCTTCGCCAGAGCTTACAAAGCGCTCCTGGTTTGGAAATCTCATAACAACCGAGAAGGATGAAACCTTTACAATTTTGGTCAAGGGCAAGCCCATTGCCACTGTTAAGGCGCATTTGATACACGCATTTTTATCC ATGGCCGAACTATCTCATAGTGTGGTGTCGCCCACCTCGTTTCGGGTGGAGTACAAGCGGAATGGCAATGGACCTGTCATGTTCCAGCGCCATGTAAAGTTCCAG GTCGACATCAGCGCCATTTGCAAGCAAGGGGACATAGCAGATATGCTGTTTGCATTGACATTCACGCTGCTGTCAG GTAACATTCGGCGTTTTCGGCGCATATGCGAGCACATCCAATCCCAGGTGTGTTCCAAGCGATTCCCAGGTCCCAGTAGTCCGCCAACGGTGACCAGCGTGACCCAGGCGGTCTCGGAGAGCTCCTCCTGCGGATCGGTGTCCAGCGAGAGATTATCGTACAAGCGACAGGTG ATTGAAAACGATATGGAGAACGATTCTATATTCTCGTACAAGTCGGGCAATGGACGTCGGGCCTCgaccaccaacaacaataatgccAATCCAGTTGACATTCCCGGAAGTCCAATTGCTGTGCGATCCAA TTCTGAGACCGCTGAGCACGAACGCAACCGCGAGCTGCAGAGTGAGCGTCAGGCGACAACGATGTCCGGTAGTGCAATCGCATGA
- the LOC6539547 gene encoding serine/threonine-protein kinase BRSK2 isoform X3, which translates to MQKENNVTAENCQFVGPYRLEKTLGKGQTGLVKLGVHCVIGKKVAIKIINREKLSESVLMKVEREIAIMKLIDHPHVLGLSDVYENKKYLYLILEHVSGGELFDYLVKKGRLTPKEARKFFRQIISALDFCHSHSICHRDLKPENLLLDEKNNIKIADFGMASLQPAGSMLETSCGSPHYACPEVIRGEKYDGRKADVWSCGVILYALLVGALPFDDDNLRQLLEKVKRGVFHIPHFVPPDCQSLLRGMIEVNPDRRLTLAEINRHPWVTAGGKGELELELPMMEVVQTHVIPTATAVDPDVLNAICSLGCFKEKEKLIQELLSASHNTEKVIYFLLLERKRRRPALEDDDEIAQKSRSELDAVDPPRKRLDTCRINGTNAPSYGQISEGSPLTPRRQAFNFRSYSSTRNHQRRSPTTVSSSVRSSSYHSPTRCNSPMSSAQQQANAISRPSSPAAGTRHSTYGDRDRSGHHSSVSRTPSHSSQKSIEGDVVVVREPRIERRDSLRQERGGGSPRERGDCGIPPGSPGGNSSGSTSASPSVHHRANSVVNPNGSPMMNNSSPGMPGSPCNTPGGQLWKTRLTNIKNSFLGSPRFHRRKMQVSADEVHLTPESSPELTKRSWFGNLITTEKDETFTILVKGKPIATVKAHLIHAFLSMAELSHSVVSPTSFRVEYKRNGNGPVMFQRHVKFQVDISAICKQGDIADMLFALTFTLLSGNIRRFRRICEHIQSQVCSKRFPGPSSPPTVTSVTQAVSESSSCGSVSSERLSYKRQVIENDMENDSIFSYKSGNGRRASTTNNNNANPVDIPGSPIAVRSNSETAEHERNRELQSERQATTMSGSAIA; encoded by the exons ATGCAGAAGGAGAACAATGTCACGGCGGAGAATTGCCAATTTGTGGGGCCCTATCGCCTGGAGAAAACCCTCGGCAAGGGTCAAACGG GTCTCGTCAAGTTGGGCGTGCATTGTGTGATTGGCAAGAAGGTCGCGATTAAAATAATCAATCGCGAGAAACTCAGCGAATCGGTGCTAATGAAG GTCGAGCGTGAAATCGCCATAATGAAACTAATCGATCATCCACACGTCCTTGGCCTGAGCGATGTGTACGAGAACAAGaagtatttgtatttgataTTGGAGCATGTATCCGGCGGAGAGCTCTTCGATTACCTGGTGAAGAAGGGTCGATTGACGCCGAAGGAAGCGCGCAAGTTCTTCAGGCAAATCATCTCCGCCCTGGATTTCTGTCACTCGCATTCGATTTG CCATCGGGACTTGAAGCCGGAGAACCTGCTGCTGGACGAGAAGAATAACATTAAGATAGCGGACTTTGGGATGGCTTCCCTGCAGCCAGCTGGCAGCATGTTGGAGACCTCCTGCGGCAGCCCACACTACGCGTGTCCAGAGGTCATACGG gGCGAGAAGTACGATGGCCGCAAGGCGGATGTCTGGTCCTGTGGGGTCATCCTCTACGCCCTCCTGGTGGGTGCGTTGCCCTTCGATGACGACAACTTGCGCCAGCTGCTGGAGAAAGTCAAGCGCGGCGTCTTTCACATACCGCACTTCGTGCCGCCGGACTGCCAGAGTCTGCTGCGCGGCATGATTGAGGTCAATCCGGACCGGCGGCTCACG CTGGCAGAAATCAACCGCCATCCGTGGGTCACAGCTGGTGGCAAAGgagagctggagctggagctgccgATGATGGAGGTGGTGCAGACACACGTTATTCCCACAGCCACCGCGGTGGATCCGGATGTGTTGAACGCGATTTGCTCGCTGGGCTGTTTCAAGGAGAAGGAAAAACTTATCCAGGAGCTGCTCAGTGCTAG TCACAATACGGAGAAGGTCATATATTTCCTGCTGCTCGAGCGCAAACGAAGGCGACCTGCGCTggaggatgatgatgagatTGCGCAAAAGTCCCGTAGCGAACTGGATGCAGTGGATCCGCCGCGTAAACGCCTGGACACGTGTCGCATCAATGGCACCAATGCACCTAGCTATGGACAGATATCGGAAGGTTCACCGCTCACGCCAAGACGACAGGCCTTTAA TTTCCGATCGTACAGCAGCACCCGGAACCACCAACGTCGATCGCCCACAACTGTTTCCTCGTCGGTGCGGAGCTCCTCATATCACAGTCCCACGCGCTGCAACTCTCCGATGAGTTcggcgcagcagcaggcgAATGCCATATCCCGACCATCTTCCCCGGCGGCGGGCACCCGGCACTCCACATACGGTGATCGAGATCGCTCCGGCCACCACTCCTCCGTCAGCCGGACACCGTCGCACAGTTCGCAGAAGAGCATCGAGGGCgatgtggtggtggtgcgggaGCCGCGGATCGAGCGGAGGGATTCACTGCGTCAGGAGCGCGGCGGAGGATCGCCGAGGGAGCGAGGCGATTGCGGCATTCCGCCGGGCAGTCCGGGCGGCAACTCGAGCGGATCCACTTCTGCCTCGCCGTCGGTGCACCACCGTGCCAACTCAG TTGTGAATCCCAATGGTTCGCCCATGATGAACAACAGCAGTCCGGGAATGCCCGGATCTCCTTGCAATACACCCGGTGGTCAGTTGTGGAAGACGCGGCTGACAAACATCAAAAACAGTTTCTTGGGAAGTCCGCGCTTCCATCGCAGAAAAATGCAGG TTTCTGCCGATGAGGTGCACTTGACGCCCGAATCTTCGCCAGAGCTTACAAAGCGCTCCTGGTTTGGAAATCTCATAACAACCGAGAAGGATGAAACCTTTACAATTTTGGTCAAGGGCAAGCCCATTGCCACTGTTAAGGCGCATTTGATACACGCATTTTTATCC ATGGCCGAACTATCTCATAGTGTGGTGTCGCCCACCTCGTTTCGGGTGGAGTACAAGCGGAATGGCAATGGACCTGTCATGTTCCAGCGCCATGTAAAGTTCCAG GTCGACATCAGCGCCATTTGCAAGCAAGGGGACATAGCAGATATGCTGTTTGCATTGACATTCACGCTGCTGTCAG GTAACATTCGGCGTTTTCGGCGCATATGCGAGCACATCCAATCCCAGGTGTGTTCCAAGCGATTCCCAGGTCCCAGTAGTCCGCCAACGGTGACCAGCGTGACCCAGGCGGTCTCGGAGAGCTCCTCCTGCGGATCGGTGTCCAGCGAGAGATTATCGTACAAGCGACAGGTG ATTGAAAACGATATGGAGAACGATTCTATATTCTCGTACAAGTCGGGCAATGGACGTCGGGCCTCgaccaccaacaacaataatgccAATCCAGTTGACATTCCCGGAAGTCCAATTGCTGTGCGATCCAA TTCTGAGACCGCTGAGCACGAACGCAACCGCGAGCTGCAGAGTGAGCGTCAGGCGACAACGATGTCCGGTAGTGCAATCGCATGA
- the LOC6539547 gene encoding serine/threonine-protein kinase BRSK2 isoform X1, giving the protein MQKENNVTAENCQFVGPYRLEKTLGKGQTGLVKLGVHCVIGKKVAIKIINREKLSESVLMKVEREIAIMKLIDHPHVLGLSDVYENKKYLYLILEHVSGGELFDYLVKKGRLTPKEARKFFRQIISALDFCHSHSICHRDLKPENLLLDEKNNIKIADFGMASLQPAGSMLETSCGSPHYACPEVIRGEKYDGRKADVWSCGVILYALLVGALPFDDDNLRQLLEKVKRGVFHIPHFVPPDCQSLLRGMIEVNPDRRLTLAEINRHPWVTAGGKGELELELPMMEVVQTHVIPTATAVDPDVLNAICSLGCFKEKEKLIQELLSASHNTEKVIYFLLLERKRRRPALEDDDEIAQKSRSELDAVDPPRKRLDTCRINGTNAPSYGQISEGSPLTPRRQAFNFRSYSSTRNHQRRSPTTVSSSVRSSSYHSPTRCNSPMSSAQQQANAISRPSSPAAGTRHSTYGDRDRSGHHSSVSRTPSHSSQKSIEGDVVVVREPRIERRDSLRQERGGGSPRERGDCGIPPGSPGGNSSGSTSASPSVHHRANSGPTIAISMFHDPDSNSVVNPNGSPMMNNSSPGMPGSPCNTPGGQLWKTRLTNIKNSFLGSPRFHRRKMQVSADEVHLTPESSPELTKRSWFGNLITTEKDETFTILVKGKPIATVKAHLIHAFLSMAELSHSVVSPTSFRVEYKRNGNGPVMFQRHVKFQVDISAICKQGDIADMLFALTFTLLSGNIRRFRRICEHIQSQVCSKRFPGPSSPPTVTSVTQAVSESSSCGSVSSERLSYKRQVIENDMENDSIFSYKSGNGRRASTTNNNNANPVDIPGSPIAVRSNSETAEHERNRELQSERQATTMSGSAIA; this is encoded by the exons ATGCAGAAGGAGAACAATGTCACGGCGGAGAATTGCCAATTTGTGGGGCCCTATCGCCTGGAGAAAACCCTCGGCAAGGGTCAAACGG GTCTCGTCAAGTTGGGCGTGCATTGTGTGATTGGCAAGAAGGTCGCGATTAAAATAATCAATCGCGAGAAACTCAGCGAATCGGTGCTAATGAAG GTCGAGCGTGAAATCGCCATAATGAAACTAATCGATCATCCACACGTCCTTGGCCTGAGCGATGTGTACGAGAACAAGaagtatttgtatttgataTTGGAGCATGTATCCGGCGGAGAGCTCTTCGATTACCTGGTGAAGAAGGGTCGATTGACGCCGAAGGAAGCGCGCAAGTTCTTCAGGCAAATCATCTCCGCCCTGGATTTCTGTCACTCGCATTCGATTTG CCATCGGGACTTGAAGCCGGAGAACCTGCTGCTGGACGAGAAGAATAACATTAAGATAGCGGACTTTGGGATGGCTTCCCTGCAGCCAGCTGGCAGCATGTTGGAGACCTCCTGCGGCAGCCCACACTACGCGTGTCCAGAGGTCATACGG gGCGAGAAGTACGATGGCCGCAAGGCGGATGTCTGGTCCTGTGGGGTCATCCTCTACGCCCTCCTGGTGGGTGCGTTGCCCTTCGATGACGACAACTTGCGCCAGCTGCTGGAGAAAGTCAAGCGCGGCGTCTTTCACATACCGCACTTCGTGCCGCCGGACTGCCAGAGTCTGCTGCGCGGCATGATTGAGGTCAATCCGGACCGGCGGCTCACG CTGGCAGAAATCAACCGCCATCCGTGGGTCACAGCTGGTGGCAAAGgagagctggagctggagctgccgATGATGGAGGTGGTGCAGACACACGTTATTCCCACAGCCACCGCGGTGGATCCGGATGTGTTGAACGCGATTTGCTCGCTGGGCTGTTTCAAGGAGAAGGAAAAACTTATCCAGGAGCTGCTCAGTGCTAG TCACAATACGGAGAAGGTCATATATTTCCTGCTGCTCGAGCGCAAACGAAGGCGACCTGCGCTggaggatgatgatgagatTGCGCAAAAGTCCCGTAGCGAACTGGATGCAGTGGATCCGCCGCGTAAACGCCTGGACACGTGTCGCATCAATGGCACCAATGCACCTAGCTATGGACAGATATCGGAAGGTTCACCGCTCACGCCAAGACGACAGGCCTTTAA TTTCCGATCGTACAGCAGCACCCGGAACCACCAACGTCGATCGCCCACAACTGTTTCCTCGTCGGTGCGGAGCTCCTCATATCACAGTCCCACGCGCTGCAACTCTCCGATGAGTTcggcgcagcagcaggcgAATGCCATATCCCGACCATCTTCCCCGGCGGCGGGCACCCGGCACTCCACATACGGTGATCGAGATCGCTCCGGCCACCACTCCTCCGTCAGCCGGACACCGTCGCACAGTTCGCAGAAGAGCATCGAGGGCgatgtggtggtggtgcgggaGCCGCGGATCGAGCGGAGGGATTCACTGCGTCAGGAGCGCGGCGGAGGATCGCCGAGGGAGCGAGGCGATTGCGGCATTCCGCCGGGCAGTCCGGGCGGCAACTCGAGCGGATCCACTTCTGCCTCGCCGTCGGTGCACCACCGTGCCAACTCAGGTCCGACCATTGCCATTAGTATGTTCCACGATCCAGATTCGAATAGTG TTGTGAATCCCAATGGTTCGCCCATGATGAACAACAGCAGTCCGGGAATGCCCGGATCTCCTTGCAATACACCCGGTGGTCAGTTGTGGAAGACGCGGCTGACAAACATCAAAAACAGTTTCTTGGGAAGTCCGCGCTTCCATCGCAGAAAAATGCAGG TTTCTGCCGATGAGGTGCACTTGACGCCCGAATCTTCGCCAGAGCTTACAAAGCGCTCCTGGTTTGGAAATCTCATAACAACCGAGAAGGATGAAACCTTTACAATTTTGGTCAAGGGCAAGCCCATTGCCACTGTTAAGGCGCATTTGATACACGCATTTTTATCC ATGGCCGAACTATCTCATAGTGTGGTGTCGCCCACCTCGTTTCGGGTGGAGTACAAGCGGAATGGCAATGGACCTGTCATGTTCCAGCGCCATGTAAAGTTCCAG GTCGACATCAGCGCCATTTGCAAGCAAGGGGACATAGCAGATATGCTGTTTGCATTGACATTCACGCTGCTGTCAG GTAACATTCGGCGTTTTCGGCGCATATGCGAGCACATCCAATCCCAGGTGTGTTCCAAGCGATTCCCAGGTCCCAGTAGTCCGCCAACGGTGACCAGCGTGACCCAGGCGGTCTCGGAGAGCTCCTCCTGCGGATCGGTGTCCAGCGAGAGATTATCGTACAAGCGACAGGTG ATTGAAAACGATATGGAGAACGATTCTATATTCTCGTACAAGTCGGGCAATGGACGTCGGGCCTCgaccaccaacaacaataatgccAATCCAGTTGACATTCCCGGAAGTCCAATTGCTGTGCGATCCAA TTCTGAGACCGCTGAGCACGAACGCAACCGCGAGCTGCAGAGTGAGCGTCAGGCGACAACGATGTCCGGTAGTGCAATCGCATGA